One genomic segment of Myxococcales bacterium includes these proteins:
- a CDS encoding xanthine dehydrogenase family protein, which yields MMTYPLAMASLLGQNVPRVDGPAKVTGRALYIDDYVVPGALHGATLRSHVARGRIRGIVKDPAFDWTGITVVTADQIPGDNVVALIEDDQPLLAKDVVRHMYEPVALVCGDDPVRVARALKALTLDIEPLSPVLTFDDALAARDVIWGRDNVMKRYLIEHRLERPIDALLAECEIVVEGRYAVHHQEQLYIEPQGMIAWWDDAGVHVTGSLQCPYYVHKAMKRAFALEGERVHVTQAVTGGGFGGKEEYPSIIAAHAALLSKVSGRPVRMVYGRAEDIEATTKRHPARVDIKTGCTKAGELVALSFDCVMDGGAYMTLTPVVLSRGILHAQGAYAWRHARVAGCAVATSTPPNGAFRGFGAPQTIWAIERHLDRVAEKLGMDPMALRKKNLLGIGKTTVTGQVLKESVGVHECVEKAEAASGYEAKRRAYAATGEVRLPGGARVRRGIGACVFMHGAGFTGSGERRLKGKVQVDLEAGGRLRVRTASTDIGQGTETVFRQIVADAAGVPFSEVDFEQPSTTHVPDSGPTVASRTIMVVGTIVGQAASDVAKRVNAARQAGESFAAAGDRLLASGPVHSLVQYEPPVAAEWNDDTYQGDAYPTYSWGCDIAEVEVDLDTFETKVLGFWAAQDVGKALHPVLCAGQVEGGTLQAIGWALYEAVVWKEGRIMNPRMTNYVIPTSKDAPPFSTILVEHPFSGSFTGAKGVGELPMDGGAPAIAAAVEQALGVTLDDLPLLPEQLYAAVAKAAR from the coding sequence GTGATGACGTACCCTCTCGCGATGGCATCGCTCCTCGGGCAAAACGTCCCGCGCGTCGACGGTCCCGCCAAAGTCACGGGCCGCGCGCTCTACATCGACGACTACGTCGTGCCGGGCGCGCTCCACGGGGCCACGTTGCGCAGCCACGTCGCCCGCGGACGCATTCGAGGGATCGTGAAGGACCCTGCCTTCGACTGGACCGGCATCACCGTCGTCACGGCCGACCAGATCCCCGGCGACAACGTCGTCGCGCTCATCGAAGACGACCAGCCGCTCTTGGCGAAAGACGTGGTTCGTCACATGTACGAGCCGGTGGCGCTCGTGTGCGGCGACGATCCGGTGCGCGTCGCTCGGGCGCTCAAGGCGCTCACCCTCGACATCGAACCGCTCTCCCCCGTCCTCACGTTTGACGACGCGCTCGCAGCGCGCGACGTGATCTGGGGCCGCGACAACGTGATGAAGCGGTACCTCATCGAGCATCGCCTCGAGCGCCCCATCGACGCGCTCCTGGCCGAATGCGAGATCGTCGTCGAGGGGCGGTACGCCGTCCATCATCAGGAGCAGCTCTACATCGAGCCGCAGGGCATGATCGCGTGGTGGGACGACGCGGGCGTTCACGTCACCGGTTCGCTTCAGTGCCCGTACTACGTGCACAAGGCCATGAAGCGCGCCTTCGCCCTCGAGGGCGAGCGCGTTCACGTCACGCAAGCCGTCACCGGCGGCGGCTTCGGTGGCAAGGAAGAGTACCCGAGCATCATCGCGGCCCACGCGGCGCTGCTCTCCAAGGTGTCCGGCAGGCCGGTGCGCATGGTCTATGGGCGCGCCGAAGACATCGAGGCGACGACGAAGCGGCACCCGGCCCGCGTCGACATCAAGACCGGCTGCACGAAGGCCGGAGAGCTCGTCGCGTTGTCGTTTGATTGCGTCATGGACGGCGGGGCCTACATGACGCTGACGCCCGTCGTTCTCTCGCGCGGCATCCTTCACGCGCAGGGGGCCTACGCGTGGCGACACGCGCGCGTGGCCGGATGCGCCGTTGCGACCAGCACGCCGCCCAACGGCGCCTTCCGCGGCTTCGGTGCGCCGCAAACCATCTGGGCCATCGAGCGCCACCTCGACCGCGTCGCCGAGAAGCTCGGCATGGACCCGATGGCGCTGCGCAAGAAGAACCTCCTCGGCATCGGCAAGACGACGGTGACCGGGCAGGTGCTCAAAGAGAGCGTCGGCGTCCACGAATGTGTCGAGAAGGCGGAGGCGGCGAGCGGCTACGAAGCCAAGCGAAGGGCCTACGCGGCGACGGGCGAGGTTCGTTTGCCGGGCGGGGCTCGCGTTCGCCGCGGCATCGGCGCTTGCGTCTTCATGCACGGTGCGGGGTTTACCGGCTCTGGTGAGCGACGCCTCAAGGGCAAGGTGCAGGTCGACCTCGAGGCCGGGGGGCGCCTTCGCGTGCGCACGGCCTCCACGGACATCGGGCAGGGGACCGAGACGGTCTTTCGTCAGATCGTCGCCGACGCCGCCGGCGTTCCCTTTTCCGAGGTCGACTTCGAGCAGCCCTCGACGACGCACGTGCCCGACTCGGGGCCCACGGTCGCCTCGCGCACCATCATGGTCGTGGGCACCATCGTCGGGCAAGCGGCGAGCGACGTCGCGAAGCGCGTGAACGCCGCGCGCCAGGCGGGCGAGTCTTTTGCCGCCGCGGGTGACCGCCTGCTCGCCTCCGGCCCCGTCCACTCGCTCGTTCAGTACGAGCCGCCGGTCGCCGCCGAGTGGAACGACGACACGTACCAGGGCGACGCGTACCCCACGTATTCTTGGGGCTGCGACATCGCCGAGGTCGAGGTCGACCTCGACACCTTTGAGACCAAGGTGCTGGGCTTTTGGGCGGCGCAAGACGTCGGCAAGGCGCTTCATCCGGTCCTCTGCGCGGGACAAGTCGAAGGTGGCACGCTCCAAGCCATCGGCTGGGCTCTGTATGAAGCCGTCGTGTGGAAGGAAGGCCGCATCATGAACCCGCGCATGACCAACTACGTCATTCCCACGAGCAAGGACGCGCCGCCCTTCTCGACGATCCTCGTGGAGCACCCGTTCTCCGGCAGCTTCACTGGCGCCAAAGGTGTCGGTGAGCTGCCGATGGACGGCGGCGCTCCGGCCATCGCCGCCGCCGTGGAGCAAGCGCTCGGCGTAACCCTCGACGACCTTCCGCTCCTTCCGGAGCAGCTCTACGCCGCCGTGGCGAAAGCCGCTCGCTGA
- a CDS encoding VCBS repeat-containing protein, with protein MQAWVRAGLVAMAVAVGCGEDEAESAPGPTGGTLPDGAPVGTGTGLDGGAAATDGSVTTGDGGFITLPDGAVIPKPKDGGVVNDDAGPPKPPVTGLTQFTEVTSQAGIGTLESGMNWAFDCAIEDFDNDDKLDVFLGDHDSANNQNRLGKNSGTGTFTAVATAAIKNASSGGVWSLSLADFNNDGFMDAIPNWDASNTSTFLNNGAGSFTNLAMSSMDHQANGMVWGDYDGDGLLDFAVSNFNGTNRLWHRKTAGTASSDWEQKAGVMATGNASTSLYMADLNGDHFPDIVMQTLTGNVFQSTTGCSTKVLFNKGVKGASAGFNAPVTAGLDNAPCFGIAMGDYDNDGDLDLIGVGSAAAGSAPLTGTNIKLGMALLRNDGTGNFSDVTGAALLPTTTSNVDVYAHIYDQAVFTDLDQDGYLDLIVSLGKNSVYRNLGNRTFQDVTTTWKLSVTGGRPARVFVGDIDADGDVDLLTQTGQAATIGYRLWRNDLGSARWLTVRAAGTKIKSALGSKISLYEAGHAGDAAFLRGYREVITSTSHRSPLEQYFGTETGKNYDVQVRFWPDGTVVTIPNQTAGKRLRINENGTSAVY; from the coding sequence ATGCAAGCTTGGGTACGCGCGGGGCTCGTGGCGATGGCGGTTGCGGTCGGTTGCGGTGAGGACGAGGCCGAATCGGCGCCCGGCCCCACCGGGGGCACGCTCCCTGACGGCGCTCCCGTCGGCACCGGCACCGGCCTCGACGGCGGCGCCGCGGCAACCGACGGAAGCGTCACGACCGGCGACGGCGGCTTCATCACGCTGCCCGACGGTGCGGTGATCCCCAAGCCCAAAGACGGAGGCGTCGTGAACGACGACGCCGGTCCGCCGAAGCCGCCGGTGACGGGGCTCACGCAGTTCACCGAGGTGACAAGCCAAGCCGGCATCGGCACGCTCGAGTCAGGGATGAACTGGGCCTTCGACTGCGCCATCGAAGACTTCGACAACGACGACAAGCTCGACGTCTTCCTTGGCGATCACGACAGCGCCAACAACCAGAACCGGCTCGGCAAGAACTCCGGCACCGGCACCTTCACGGCCGTGGCGACAGCGGCCATCAAGAACGCCTCGAGCGGCGGCGTGTGGTCGCTCTCGCTCGCCGACTTCAACAACGACGGCTTCATGGATGCCATCCCCAACTGGGACGCCTCCAATACGTCCACGTTCCTGAACAACGGCGCCGGCAGCTTCACCAACCTCGCCATGTCGTCGATGGACCACCAGGCCAACGGCATGGTCTGGGGCGATTACGACGGCGACGGGCTCTTGGACTTCGCGGTGTCGAACTTCAACGGCACGAACCGCTTGTGGCACCGCAAGACCGCCGGAACGGCCTCCTCCGATTGGGAGCAGAAGGCCGGCGTGATGGCGACGGGCAACGCCTCCACGTCGCTCTACATGGCCGACCTCAACGGCGATCACTTCCCCGACATCGTGATGCAGACGCTGACCGGCAACGTGTTCCAGTCGACGACCGGCTGCTCCACGAAGGTCCTCTTCAACAAAGGCGTGAAGGGTGCCAGCGCAGGCTTCAACGCGCCGGTGACGGCGGGCCTCGACAACGCGCCCTGTTTTGGCATCGCCATGGGCGACTACGACAACGACGGAGACCTCGACCTCATCGGCGTGGGCTCCGCCGCGGCCGGCAGCGCACCGCTCACCGGCACCAACATCAAGCTTGGCATGGCCCTCTTGCGCAACGACGGCACCGGCAACTTCAGCGACGTCACGGGCGCGGCGCTCCTGCCCACGACGACGAGCAACGTCGACGTCTACGCGCACATCTACGATCAAGCCGTCTTCACCGATCTCGATCAGGACGGGTACCTCGACCTCATCGTGTCCTTGGGCAAAAACAGCGTGTACCGCAACCTCGGCAACCGCACGTTTCAGGACGTGACGACCACGTGGAAGCTCTCGGTGACCGGCGGCCGTCCTGCTCGCGTCTTCGTGGGCGACATCGACGCCGACGGCGACGTCGACCTCCTCACGCAAACGGGCCAGGCCGCGACCATCGGCTATCGCCTTTGGCGCAACGACCTCGGCAGCGCCCGGTGGCTCACCGTTCGCGCTGCCGGCACGAAGATCAAGAGCGCTCTCGGCTCCAAGATCTCGCTCTACGAGGCCGGCCACGCGGGCGATGCCGCATTCTTGCGCGGCTATCGCGAGGTCATCACCAGCACCAGCCACCGCTCGCCGCTCGAGCAATATTTCGGCACCGAGACCGGCAAGAACTACGACGTGCAGGTTCGCTTCTGGCCCGACGGCACCGTCGTCACGATCCCGAACCAGACGGCCGGCAAGCGCCTGCGCATCAACGAGAACGGCACCTCGGCCGTCTACTGA
- a CDS encoding tetratricopeptide repeat protein: MRPSIVVPGIAHELLQQLDRYEGREVLARLDDPRDGGALPVATAGVLRARALASLERFRQAYDVLREVKDGRDLGERERIETQVLMARLLRVASPLVDYALDLALAAADAATRAGAGFESFVVDARVEAALLFGRKRCRKLAERQLDSAEAVGALRERVLVARGELALTFDERPAAKAAFAAAVPLSEEGRRRGLLGACRVATVLGEFDVADKALGELGERPAGDVAAKRVRHRLLASQGKWREVADALSAMLAVVPDADGAKGMRLERATALYKAGDLTAARAAWTELANGGDDWAARSASRTLAKLANEEAKRARLVAFPSVAQLKNHCGPASVELCMRFFGVSADQVEVAREIKHPDGGTPVHRMRAFMENAGFVARRIEADLPKLKAILDAQIPVIIEEDYSTTRHVAVAVGYDDRREVLEIQDPMTHEVRETPYEEVKKLREFANDGALVAVPKDRADLLQKLDAAGAVECEYITKTDLAWAAHDKDEHETADRLATEAIALHEAYELAWVYRFVRARAQYDEDRTHERMNALGACVNRILELWPDDEWPQQFLGRVYSLGERWDEALTAFEKARDRDPDDANNHCSIGDCLLELGRKDDARKAFEAALERDPGHTRANENLANASFDAGDISLASMLNECALELAPENPFNHHVRGRVLGRRGDAKGAAVAYGEALRLAPTSQFYVVERARFLAKSGAVDEALASLGALAEKSEDNYAIVQLADLAYEYDRLDECLRACDALAARDPKTPTAKAIAAAARAKRGELDGAVALFKEALVMRPTYAWAYREMGRALTRGGRAAEGVTAAAAAVGLASSPLSTFLLGDALFSSGHGDEALSYLRSAASSGELDEASLDRTAAIVLETEGAGSAHRLFGELGEKHPRDAAIKRAHAKLLLERLWYPGPAGPVLSRLSELSPDEPFVVAKAGDDLMDASIDDEARGEELLRKAIEMAPSLVSSRRLLARQWNARGRFADALAVLEPCAASLETMEDRVHALLGLGREADAQAAIRDYAGGDDDDAKKRRRPLDFLIAKAGRRFEEALALTEALAADEGELEDDGELGRWEKERFECLVALGRGKEAFEFGAAQCADADDRGSLAYEALAYDDLASAKRLAEEALAEDADKVHALHVMARMTELEGDLTGATGIWERIREVSPWHVHVENLDRLALAAGDLAHAKVLLEESVATGHVCPVSLSLRAELRVLVGDRAGALSDATRARGCLQLELRTVSEHIDGLVAALDGRAPEARVAYDRYLKREKLSAADRARFGKVREALGV, from the coding sequence ATGCGACCGTCCATTGTCGTCCCTGGGATCGCTCACGAGCTTCTGCAACAACTCGATCGCTACGAGGGCCGCGAGGTGCTCGCGCGCCTCGACGACCCCCGTGACGGTGGCGCGCTGCCGGTCGCGACGGCTGGGGTCCTTCGTGCCCGCGCCCTCGCGTCGCTCGAGCGATTTCGGCAAGCCTACGACGTCCTCCGCGAGGTCAAGGATGGCCGCGACCTCGGCGAGCGGGAGCGCATCGAGACGCAAGTGCTCATGGCACGCTTGCTTCGCGTCGCCTCGCCGCTCGTGGACTACGCGCTCGACCTCGCGCTCGCGGCCGCCGACGCGGCGACGCGGGCGGGAGCCGGCTTCGAGTCCTTCGTCGTTGATGCGCGCGTCGAGGCGGCGCTGCTCTTCGGCCGCAAGCGTTGCCGCAAGCTCGCGGAGCGACAACTCGACAGCGCCGAAGCCGTGGGAGCCCTCCGCGAGCGCGTCCTCGTGGCTCGCGGTGAGCTCGCGCTGACCTTCGACGAGCGGCCCGCGGCGAAGGCCGCCTTCGCGGCCGCCGTGCCGCTCTCCGAAGAGGGTCGCCGTCGCGGCCTCCTCGGCGCGTGCCGCGTCGCGACGGTGCTCGGTGAGTTTGACGTCGCCGACAAGGCGCTCGGAGAGCTCGGTGAACGTCCCGCCGGCGACGTCGCCGCGAAGCGTGTACGCCATCGCTTGCTCGCGTCGCAGGGAAAGTGGCGTGAGGTCGCCGACGCGCTCTCGGCGATGCTCGCGGTGGTTCCCGACGCCGACGGCGCCAAGGGCATGCGCCTGGAACGCGCCACAGCGCTCTACAAGGCCGGCGACCTCACCGCGGCGCGCGCCGCCTGGACCGAGCTCGCGAACGGCGGTGACGATTGGGCCGCGCGCTCCGCGTCACGCACGCTGGCCAAGCTCGCCAACGAAGAGGCGAAGCGCGCGCGGCTCGTGGCCTTTCCCTCGGTGGCGCAGCTCAAGAACCATTGTGGTCCTGCGTCCGTGGAGCTGTGCATGCGCTTCTTCGGTGTCTCCGCCGACCAGGTCGAAGTGGCGCGCGAGATCAAGCACCCCGATGGCGGCACGCCGGTCCATCGCATGCGCGCGTTCATGGAGAACGCGGGCTTCGTGGCGCGCCGTATCGAGGCCGACTTGCCGAAGCTCAAGGCCATCCTCGACGCGCAAATACCCGTGATCATCGAGGAGGACTACTCGACGACGCGGCACGTGGCCGTCGCCGTTGGGTACGACGATCGGCGTGAGGTGCTCGAGATCCAAGATCCGATGACCCACGAGGTCCGTGAGACGCCCTACGAAGAGGTGAAGAAGCTCCGCGAGTTCGCCAACGACGGCGCCCTCGTGGCGGTGCCCAAAGATCGAGCCGACCTCCTTCAAAAGCTCGACGCCGCAGGAGCCGTGGAGTGCGAGTACATCACGAAGACCGATCTCGCCTGGGCCGCCCACGACAAAGACGAGCACGAGACCGCGGACCGGCTCGCGACGGAGGCCATCGCCCTTCACGAGGCCTACGAGCTCGCCTGGGTGTACCGCTTCGTGCGGGCGCGAGCGCAATACGACGAGGACCGCACCCACGAGCGCATGAACGCCCTCGGAGCGTGCGTGAATCGCATCCTCGAGCTGTGGCCCGACGACGAGTGGCCGCAGCAGTTCTTGGGCCGCGTCTATTCGCTCGGCGAACGTTGGGACGAGGCCCTCACGGCCTTTGAGAAGGCGCGCGATCGCGACCCGGACGACGCGAACAACCACTGCTCCATCGGCGACTGCTTGCTCGAGCTGGGGCGCAAGGACGACGCTCGGAAGGCCTTTGAGGCGGCCCTCGAGCGCGATCCGGGCCACACGCGCGCCAACGAAAACCTCGCCAACGCCTCCTTCGATGCGGGTGACATCTCGCTCGCGTCGATGCTGAACGAGTGCGCCCTCGAGCTCGCACCGGAGAACCCGTTCAATCACCACGTCCGCGGGCGCGTGCTGGGGCGCCGCGGCGATGCGAAGGGCGCGGCCGTTGCCTACGGCGAAGCGCTCCGCCTCGCGCCGACGTCCCAGTTCTACGTCGTCGAGCGCGCGCGCTTCTTGGCGAAGAGCGGCGCCGTGGACGAGGCGCTGGCGTCGCTCGGGGCCCTCGCGGAGAAGTCGGAGGACAACTACGCCATCGTGCAGCTCGCCGACCTGGCCTACGAATACGATCGGTTGGACGAGTGCCTTCGCGCCTGCGACGCGCTCGCGGCGCGCGATCCGAAAACCCCGACGGCGAAGGCCATCGCCGCCGCGGCACGGGCAAAACGCGGTGAGCTCGACGGGGCCGTCGCCCTCTTCAAAGAGGCGCTCGTGATGCGTCCGACGTACGCGTGGGCGTACCGCGAGATGGGCCGCGCGCTGACGCGTGGGGGCCGCGCGGCGGAAGGCGTCACCGCGGCCGCTGCCGCCGTCGGACTCGCGTCTTCGCCGCTCTCGACGTTCCTCCTCGGTGACGCGCTCTTCTCAAGCGGCCATGGGGACGAAGCGCTCTCGTACCTGCGAAGCGCCGCGTCGTCGGGCGAGCTCGACGAGGCCTCGCTCGACCGGACCGCGGCGATCGTCCTTGAGACCGAGGGGGCCGGGTCGGCGCATCGCCTCTTCGGCGAGCTCGGAGAGAAACACCCGCGCGACGCGGCCATCAAGCGGGCCCACGCCAAGCTGCTCCTCGAGCGCTTGTGGTATCCGGGGCCTGCGGGACCGGTGCTCTCGCGGCTGTCGGAGCTGTCGCCCGACGAACCCTTCGTCGTCGCCAAGGCCGGCGACGATCTCATGGACGCCTCCATCGACGACGAGGCGCGCGGCGAAGAGCTCCTCAGGAAGGCCATCGAGATGGCGCCGTCGCTCGTGTCGTCGCGCCGCCTGCTCGCACGGCAGTGGAACGCGCGTGGCCGCTTCGCTGACGCGCTCGCCGTGCTCGAACCCTGCGCCGCGAGCCTCGAGACGATGGAGGACCGGGTGCACGCGCTCCTCGGCCTCGGTCGTGAGGCTGACGCGCAGGCCGCCATTCGTGACTACGCCGGCGGCGACGACGACGACGCGAAGAAGCGGCGGCGACCGCTCGACTTCTTGATCGCCAAGGCGGGGCGTCGCTTCGAGGAGGCGCTCGCGCTCACGGAGGCCCTCGCCGCGGACGAAGGTGAGCTCGAGGACGATGGCGAGCTCGGCCGGTGGGAGAAGGAGCGCTTCGAGTGCCTCGTCGCCCTCGGCCGTGGCAAAGAGGCCTTCGAGTTCGGTGCGGCGCAATGCGCCGACGCCGACGATCGCGGCAGCCTCGCCTACGAAGCGCTCGCCTACGACGACCTCGCATCGGCCAAGCGCCTCGCCGAGGAGGCGCTCGCCGAAGACGCCGACAAGGTGCACGCGCTCCATGTCATGGCGCGCATGACGGAGCTCGAAGGCGACCTCACCGGCGCGACGGGCATTTGGGAACGGATACGCGAGGTATCGCCATGGCACGTGCACGTCGAAAACTTGGATCGACTCGCCCTCGCCGCCGGCGACCTCGCCCACGCGAAGGTTCTCTTGGAGGAGTCCGTCGCCACGGGGCACGTGTGCCCCGTGTCGCTCAGCTTGCGAGCCGAGCTGCGGGTCCTCGTGGGCGACCGGGCCGGCGCGCTCTCCGACGCGACCCGGGCCCGCGGTTGCCTCCAGCTCGAGCTCCGCACCGTCTCGGAGCACATCGACGGCCTCGTGGCCGCGCTCGACGGACGCGCTCCGGAGGCGCGCGTGGCCTACGACCGCTACCTCAAGCGGGAGAAGCTCTCCGCAGCGGACCGGGCACGATTCGGCAAGGTCCGCGAAGCGCTCGGCGTGTGA
- a CDS encoding serine/threonine protein kinase, translated as MAVPAVASTTQSTTQSRIPRRIGRYDLHEEIASGGMATVYLARQIGATGFTRPVAVKRLHDNLATDPQFVSMLLDEARVAARVRHPNVVATLDVVEEEREVVVVMEYVHGESLATLRKITADRGERIPARLAATIVAGALHGLHAAHEATDELGAPLHIVHRDVSPQNILVGVDGVPRVLDFGIAKAAGRMQTTQDGALKGKFGYMAPEQLKHGEVTGRADVYAAAVVLWEALAGQRLYPEDADAATILTKILFEEVRKLSSVVPDLPEGADDVIARGLAKEPEARYATALEMATDVERVFGLASPVEVSSYVKEVAKEAIRRKSESLAIVERADTEGGQKRRRKMVARVAAGGPEGAGRQRRTLWFAVAGATIVTGLAVGFLMRRDQTAIPGPELRPLVTPSAVAVFPSASTRATDAPPAVAVDAAIPALSASAPSASASVESGALKPAVRKPKRPDKVETVASTGSAHVQVPLPATPPTASEEAGRDLIPKFRK; from the coding sequence GTGGCCGTACCCGCCGTCGCCTCCACGACCCAGTCGACGACCCAGAGCCGCATCCCGCGGCGCATCGGTCGCTACGACCTCCATGAGGAGATCGCGTCGGGTGGCATGGCGACGGTCTATCTCGCCCGGCAAATCGGCGCCACCGGCTTCACGCGTCCTGTCGCCGTCAAGCGGCTCCACGACAACCTCGCGACGGACCCGCAGTTCGTCTCGATGCTCCTCGATGAGGCTCGCGTCGCGGCTCGCGTGCGCCATCCCAACGTGGTGGCGACGCTCGACGTCGTCGAGGAGGAGCGCGAGGTCGTCGTCGTCATGGAGTACGTCCACGGCGAGAGCCTGGCGACGCTCCGCAAGATCACCGCCGATCGGGGCGAGCGCATTCCGGCGCGCCTCGCCGCGACCATCGTGGCGGGGGCGCTCCACGGCCTGCACGCCGCGCACGAGGCCACCGACGAGCTCGGCGCGCCGCTTCACATCGTGCACCGCGACGTCTCGCCGCAAAATATCTTGGTCGGCGTCGATGGCGTGCCGCGCGTGCTCGACTTCGGGATCGCCAAGGCCGCGGGTCGCATGCAGACCACGCAGGACGGGGCCCTCAAAGGCAAGTTCGGTTACATGGCGCCGGAGCAGCTCAAGCACGGTGAGGTGACGGGCCGCGCCGACGTCTACGCGGCGGCCGTCGTGCTCTGGGAAGCGCTTGCGGGGCAACGCCTCTACCCAGAGGACGCGGACGCCGCGACGATTTTGACGAAGATCCTCTTCGAGGAAGTGCGAAAGCTCAGCAGCGTCGTTCCCGATCTCCCAGAAGGCGCCGATGACGTCATCGCGCGCGGGCTCGCCAAAGAGCCGGAGGCGCGTTATGCGACGGCGCTCGAAATGGCGACCGACGTAGAACGCGTCTTCGGTCTCGCGTCGCCGGTCGAGGTGTCGAGCTATGTGAAAGAGGTCGCCAAGGAGGCGATCCGCAGGAAGAGCGAGTCCCTCGCTATCGTCGAGCGCGCCGACACCGAGGGAGGGCAGAAGCGCCGCCGTAAGATGGTCGCGCGCGTTGCAGCGGGCGGCCCCGAAGGCGCGGGTCGTCAGCGCCGGACCTTGTGGTTCGCCGTCGCCGGCGCCACCATCGTCACCGGTCTCGCGGTGGGTTTTCTCATGCGCAGGGATCAGACGGCGATCCCTGGGCCCGAGCTGCGACCGCTCGTGACGCCGTCGGCCGTGGCGGTTTTCCCCAGCGCGAGCACCCGAGCGACCGACGCGCCGCCGGCAGTCGCCGTGGACGCCGCGATACCGGCTTTGAGCGCGTCCGCACCTTCCGCCAGCGCGTCCGTTGAATCCGGCGCTTTGAAGCCTGCGGTCAGGAAACCGAAGCGACCCGACAAGGTCGAGACCGTCGCGTCGACGGGCTCGGCCCACGTCCAGGTCCCTCTCCCGGCGACGCCGCCTACCGCGAGCGAAGAGGCCGGTCGCGACCTCATCCCGAAATTTCGCAAGTAG
- a CDS encoding CBS domain-containing protein produces MTPHATTVRSSATLREIAQILVEGGFSGVPVVGGDDRLVGFLSELDIAHAMLSEGLDRPVADVMTEKVVTVDEFATTDEVVRLLRQHRIHHLPVVRAGIVVGIVTPMDVIRHFVGRGGDAA; encoded by the coding sequence ATGACGCCGCACGCCACGACGGTGCGCTCGAGCGCGACGCTGCGCGAGATCGCGCAGATCCTCGTCGAGGGTGGCTTCAGCGGCGTCCCCGTGGTCGGCGGCGACGATCGGCTCGTGGGTTTCCTCAGTGAGCTCGACATCGCGCACGCCATGCTGAGCGAGGGGCTCGATCGACCCGTCGCCGATGTCATGACCGAGAAGGTCGTGACGGTCGACGAGTTCGCCACCACCGACGAGGTCGTGCGGCTCTTGCGGCAGCACCGCATTCATCACCTGCCCGTGGTTCGGGCCGGCATCGTCGTCGGCATCGTGACGCCGATGGATGTCATTCGGCACTTCGTCGGACGCGGCGGGGACGCGGCCTGA
- a CDS encoding cysteine synthase A, with protein sequence MTATGAREGFSGTVGETPLIRIKSLSEQTGCTILAKAEHLNPGGSIKDRAALAIIDAAEKSGALPAGGGGLIVEGTAGNTGIGLTLVAAARGHRCSIVMPSNQSEEKISLLRTLGADVELVPPAPFKDPKNYYHVARAKAEATPNAFWANQFENPANAEAHYTTTGPELWRQTGGKIDGVIMSSGTGGTIGGVTAYLKELRSTIRTALIDPPGSGLYSWVKKGVFETSGSSITEGIGIMRETANFRRARLDDAFFGSDRETVEMAHYLLKHDGLFVGSSAALNCVGAVKLARAMGPGKVIVTMLCDGGGRYQSRLFGAAWLADKGLTPKAVGLEFVESP encoded by the coding sequence ATGACCGCCACCGGCGCGCGTGAGGGTTTCTCCGGGACCGTCGGCGAGACGCCGCTCATTCGCATCAAGAGTCTCTCCGAGCAAACAGGCTGCACGATCCTCGCCAAAGCGGAGCACTTGAATCCCGGCGGGAGCATCAAGGACCGGGCCGCCCTCGCGATCATCGACGCCGCTGAGAAGTCGGGGGCGCTCCCCGCCGGCGGCGGCGGGCTCATCGTCGAGGGCACCGCGGGGAACACCGGCATCGGCCTGACGCTCGTGGCGGCGGCCCGTGGGCACCGCTGCTCCATCGTCATGCCGAGCAACCAGTCGGAGGAGAAGATCTCCCTGCTGCGGACGCTCGGCGCCGACGTCGAGCTGGTGCCGCCGGCGCCGTTCAAGGATCCCAAGAACTACTACCATGTGGCTCGGGCGAAGGCCGAGGCCACGCCCAACGCGTTCTGGGCGAACCAGTTCGAGAATCCCGCCAACGCGGAAGCCCACTACACGACGACGGGACCCGAGCTGTGGCGCCAGACAGGCGGGAAGATCGACGGCGTGATCATGTCTTCAGGAACCGGCGGAACCATCGGCGGCGTCACCGCGTACCTGAAGGAGCTTCGCTCAACCATTCGCACGGCGCTCATCGACCCTCCCGGCTCGGGGCTCTACTCATGGGTCAAGAAGGGCGTCTTCGAGACGAGCGGGAGCTCCATCACGGAAGGCATCGGCATCATGCGCGAGACGGCGAACTTTCGCCGCGCTCGCCTCGACGACGCGTTCTTCGGCTCCGATCGAGAGACCGTCGAGATGGCCCACTACCTTCTCAAACACGATGGGCTCTTCGTCGGTAGCTCGGCCGCGCTCAACTGCGTCGGCGCCGTCAAGCTCGCGCGCGCCATGGGCCCCGGCAAGGTCATCGTTACGATGTTGTGCGACGGAGGCGGCCGCTACCAGAGTCGCCTCTTTGGTGCCGCGTGGCTCGCCGACAAAGGACTCACCCCAAAGGCTGTCGGGCTCGAATTCGTCGAGTCGCCATGA